Proteins encoded within one genomic window of Candidatus Zixiibacteriota bacterium:
- a CDS encoding glycoside hydrolase family 38 C-terminal domain-containing protein, which produces MTRSYRWPAIALMLVLITTVSAQDMTVTPDSTRPNLYVVGTAHLDTQWRWTIQNSIEEFIPATFRDNLALMKLYPEYVFSFEGSFRYQLMDEYYHDEFEQVRPFIGSGQWRVTGSWVDAVDVNLPSFESLVRHTLYGNSYFKREFGKTSRDIFLPDCFGFGYALPSIARHCGLESFSTQKLTWGAWVGVPFDIGIWKGVDGSSIICGVNPGKYVSKIEDDLSSDTTWYNAAERQGDSSGLYAAYHYFGTGDSGGSPDSASVDWLVKSIHSDGPLAVHSIGADDLVDIVKAADISRLPEYDGELVMTRHGVGCYTSEAAMKRWNRKNELLADAAERAAVIADFWRQSDYPRDMLRDTWTRFLWHQFHDDLTGTSIPEAYEFSWNDEILCLNRFSAVLEEAVSGVAAGLDTRAKGTPVVVYNPLSIDREEVVGAVIHLPKSDVKYVQVIGPDGSEVPADVVMSYDKTALVRFLARVPSVGFTVYDIRPAKKPSEIDTGLKVTLNSLENERYVVMLNDLGEVASVYDKQNARELLGAPLRYEFLADTPKNWPAWEIDYNDIMAAPEPLFVGEPQISVIENGSARVGIQVVQKTAKSTLTTIIRLSAGEAGNRVEFFANIDWGEEATLLKLALTTAAPSDSVTYDIGLGTITRPVNTEKRYEVPGQQWADISAPDRSYGVALMNDCRYGWDHPTPEKLRLTLVHTPGIGEGWAWVADEHNQDQGVHTVNFAIQGHTGDWADGGVAWQASRLNQPLTVFETSSHKGSRGMSYSLVNVDDPGVMVNAVKKAEESDEIVIRLRELTGNNHDRVTLQFDRPVLSAREINGMEEKIGPATVEDGRLVCSFTAYQPKAFAVLLGRPEVEVDRIEAVCLDLPFNMDGVSLDADRCDGDFDGKGYTIAGEFIPDTLVYRNVPFVFGDVTAGALNAVACEGQKVELPKGDFDRLYLLAASTGSPAKAHFKIGEHEQTDWIMGYADPIGQWDNRLCDGIQTDMRDQILPAYINRQTVAWYGSHRHTPECENEAYRFTYLFPIELEVRKGDRTLTLPDNDKIRIMSATAVRQPYEAVDPAQPLYDIVNNAFARIFADSMSFAGRSIITMDSPIPNTTIRYTLDGTEPTATSALYTEPIIVTTTTTISARAFSPGYNENFVARKTVAKLELRDSYDVGDLESGLNARYYEGEWDSLPGFDTLEVVTAYVADSIVIPDTAREEYFGLVFEGFVKIPADGVYALSINSDDGSRIYFADTMLVNNNGLHGDFEKTGLIGLKAGLYPIRAEMFQCEGDAELGVHIAGPSLPKQPIPTDMLFHAKSEIE; this is translated from the coding sequence TTGACAAGAAGCTATCGTTGGCCCGCAATAGCGCTGATGCTGGTCCTGATAACGACCGTGTCGGCTCAGGATATGACCGTGACTCCGGACTCGACACGTCCGAACCTGTACGTTGTCGGGACGGCGCATCTGGATACGCAATGGCGCTGGACGATTCAGAACAGTATCGAAGAGTTCATCCCGGCAACCTTCCGCGACAACCTGGCCCTGATGAAACTCTATCCCGAATACGTGTTCAGCTTCGAGGGCTCCTTCCGCTACCAGCTCATGGACGAATACTACCACGATGAGTTCGAACAGGTGCGGCCCTTCATAGGGTCGGGTCAATGGCGCGTGACCGGTAGCTGGGTCGATGCGGTCGATGTGAACCTCCCGTCGTTCGAATCGCTGGTGCGGCATACGCTTTACGGCAACAGTTATTTCAAACGTGAATTCGGCAAAACCAGCCGCGATATCTTTTTGCCCGATTGCTTCGGTTTCGGTTATGCCCTTCCGTCGATTGCCCGCCATTGTGGTCTGGAATCGTTCTCGACCCAGAAACTGACCTGGGGGGCCTGGGTCGGCGTACCGTTCGATATCGGTATCTGGAAAGGAGTCGATGGCTCCTCGATAATCTGTGGTGTTAATCCGGGTAAGTATGTATCAAAGATAGAAGACGATCTGAGCAGCGACACCACCTGGTACAACGCCGCCGAGCGCCAGGGCGACAGCAGCGGTTTGTATGCCGCTTATCATTACTTCGGCACCGGCGACTCCGGCGGCTCACCCGATTCTGCCTCGGTCGACTGGCTGGTGAAATCGATTCACAGCGACGGCCCCCTTGCCGTGCACAGCATCGGAGCGGACGATCTGGTTGATATCGTCAAGGCCGCGGACATTAGCCGTCTTCCCGAATACGACGGCGAACTCGTTATGACTCGTCACGGTGTCGGTTGCTACACCTCAGAAGCAGCGATGAAACGCTGGAACCGGAAGAACGAGCTGCTGGCCGACGCCGCCGAGAGAGCTGCGGTCATTGCCGATTTTTGGAGACAGAGCGATTATCCCCGCGATATGCTGCGCGACACCTGGACCCGTTTTCTCTGGCATCAATTCCACGATGACCTCACCGGCACGAGCATCCCGGAGGCATACGAGTTTTCCTGGAACGATGAAATCCTCTGCCTGAACCGGTTCAGCGCCGTACTCGAAGAGGCTGTCTCCGGAGTCGCAGCCGGACTCGACACACGGGCCAAGGGAACCCCGGTTGTTGTTTACAATCCTCTCTCGATTGACCGCGAAGAGGTTGTGGGGGCGGTGATACATCTCCCGAAAAGCGATGTGAAATACGTGCAGGTGATCGGCCCCGATGGCTCCGAAGTCCCGGCTGATGTGGTGATGTCCTACGACAAGACCGCTCTGGTGCGGTTCCTCGCCCGTGTGCCCTCGGTCGGATTCACCGTTTACGATATCCGCCCAGCCAAGAAGCCGAGCGAGATTGACACCGGCCTCAAAGTGACCCTGAACTCTCTTGAGAACGAGCGCTATGTCGTAATGCTCAACGATCTGGGGGAAGTGGCCTCGGTCTACGACAAGCAGAACGCCCGAGAACTGCTCGGTGCGCCGCTCCGATACGAGTTTCTTGCCGATACCCCAAAAAACTGGCCCGCCTGGGAGATCGACTACAATGATATTATGGCCGCTCCTGAACCGCTGTTTGTCGGTGAGCCCCAGATATCTGTAATAGAGAATGGCAGCGCTCGGGTTGGAATTCAGGTTGTACAGAAAACGGCCAAGTCTACTCTGACCACGATCATCCGCCTGAGTGCAGGCGAGGCCGGCAATCGCGTCGAGTTCTTCGCCAATATCGACTGGGGCGAGGAAGCCACCCTCCTGAAGCTGGCGCTGACCACTGCCGCTCCGAGCGATTCCGTCACCTACGACATCGGTCTCGGCACTATCACCCGCCCGGTCAACACCGAAAAGCGCTACGAAGTACCAGGGCAGCAATGGGCCGATATCTCCGCCCCCGACCGCTCCTACGGCGTTGCCCTCATGAACGACTGTCGCTACGGCTGGGATCACCCCACCCCCGAAAAGCTGCGCCTGACTCTGGTTCACACACCGGGGATCGGCGAGGGCTGGGCCTGGGTGGCCGATGAGCACAATCAGGATCAGGGTGTACACACGGTTAACTTCGCTATTCAGGGCCACACCGGGGACTGGGCCGACGGCGGTGTCGCCTGGCAGGCGAGTCGCCTGAATCAACCACTCACAGTCTTTGAGACTTCCTCACATAAGGGATCTCGGGGCATGAGTTATTCGCTCGTGAACGTTGACGATCCTGGCGTCATGGTGAACGCCGTCAAGAAGGCCGAGGAGAGCGATGAGATCGTGATCCGCCTGCGTGAACTGACCGGGAATAACCACGACCGCGTCACGCTGCAGTTCGACCGGCCGGTTTTGTCGGCGCGTGAAATCAACGGCATGGAGGAAAAAATCGGCCCGGCCACCGTCGAGGACGGCCGTCTGGTCTGCTCATTTACCGCCTATCAGCCGAAAGCATTCGCGGTTTTATTGGGACGGCCGGAGGTTGAGGTAGATCGCATTGAGGCGGTTTGTCTGGACCTGCCGTTCAATATGGACGGCGTCAGCCTCGACGCCGACCGTTGCGACGGCGACTTTGACGGCAAGGGCTATACCATCGCCGGCGAGTTTATTCCCGACACTCTGGTTTATCGCAACGTACCATTCGTCTTTGGCGATGTGACCGCCGGTGCTCTCAACGCAGTTGCATGCGAAGGTCAGAAAGTGGAGCTTCCGAAGGGTGATTTCGACCGTCTCTATTTGCTGGCGGCATCCACCGGCAGCCCGGCTAAGGCGCATTTCAAAATTGGCGAACATGAACAGACCGATTGGATCATGGGCTATGCGGACCCGATCGGGCAATGGGATAACAGGCTTTGTGATGGCATTCAGACCGATATGCGCGATCAAATTCTTCCGGCCTATATTAATCGGCAAACGGTGGCCTGGTACGGCTCGCATCGCCACACGCCTGAATGTGAAAACGAGGCGTATCGTTTCACCTACCTGTTTCCGATTGAGTTGGAAGTACGGAAGGGAGACCGAACGCTGACCCTGCCGGACAACGACAAGATTCGTATAATGTCCGCCACGGCGGTAAGGCAGCCTTACGAAGCGGTCGACCCGGCGCAGCCGCTCTACGACATCGTGAACAACGCTTTCGCCCGCATCTTTGCCGACAGCATGTCCTTTGCGGGCCGGTCGATCATTACAATGGACAGCCCGATCCCGAACACTACTATTCGCTATACCCTCGACGGGACCGAGCCAACCGCCACTTCGGCCTTATACACCGAGCCGATCATTGTCACGACAACGACAACCATCTCGGCCAGAGCGTTTAGCCCCGGCTATAATGAAAACTTCGTCGCTCGGAAAACGGTAGCGAAACTCGAGTTACGCGATTCTTACGATGTCGGTGATCTGGAGAGCGGATTGAACGCCCGCTATTACGAGGGCGAATGGGACAGTCTTCCCGGATTTGACACGCTGGAGGTCGTAACCGCCTACGTCGCCGACAGCATCGTAATTCCGGACACGGCGCGCGAGGAGTATTTTGGCCTTGTCTTCGAAGGCTTCGTCAAGATTCCGGCCGACGGTGTTTATGCGCTTTCGATCAACTCCGATGACGGCAGTCGTATTTATTTTGCCGACACTATGCTGGTCAACAACAACGGTCTCCACGGCGATTTCGAAAAGACCGGCTTAATCGGTCTTAAAGCGGGTCTCTATCCGATTCGAGCCGAGATGTTCCAATGCGAGGGAGACGCCGAACTCGGGGTGCACATCGCGGGGCCTTCGCTGCCGAAACAACCGATCCCGACTGATATGTTGTTTCATGCAAAATCAGAGATTGAATAA